The following proteins are encoded in a genomic region of Synechococcus sp. CBW1002:
- a CDS encoding transglycosylase domain-containing protein produces the protein MKRRRRHWVLVGATAGFIGIGVALSQAVITQALDATLPDARGIARFNRPGTLTLLSSDGQVIQKLGPATREKIAPGQMPELVKQAFVAAEDRRFFEHKGVDLWGIGRAVVTNLRQGSVREGASTITQQLARMVFLSQDRTITRKLKEATLAYKLERQLSKEQILEQYLNFVYLGSSAYGVADAAWVYFSKQPDQLTLPEAALIAGLPPAPSVYSPLVNPDLALERRSIVLDRMQQAGFITAGEAAAARLAPLDLKPATPKYFNSAAPYFSSWVAQQLPTLLTPEQLEVGGLQIRTSLNLAWQNEGRQVVKQFAPNGTEGALVSIEPGTGLVRVMVGGKDFNTSQFNRATQALRSPGSTFKLFPYAAAIEAGVKPEDIFNDSPRCWGGYCPKNFGSKYFGRISLADALKNSLNTVAVQLQEKLGFDPIITMANKLGIGTTRPLGKFYPMAIGAYEQTILDMAAAYAAVANRGVYVKPVAFEEIRGPGGEVIWSRRVDGDRGRRAVDSDVADAMNWMLQRVVQGGTGAAARLDDRPVAGKTGTSEGARDLWFIGSIPQLTTAVWFGHDNNRDTKSNSGEAAWAWGRFMTKIKGQFPVQNFPPKPVLKRSFKKPGSKAQPPKQAQQPREVPYRGYEVDPDPSIWDPKPETTAPEPAPRQAPPPRDVAPAGGPPVDEYFRPLPVQ, from the coding sequence GTGAAACGCCGTCGCCGTCACTGGGTGTTGGTCGGCGCGACTGCCGGCTTCATCGGCATCGGCGTGGCCCTGAGCCAGGCTGTGATCACCCAGGCCCTCGATGCCACCCTGCCCGATGCCCGCGGCATCGCCCGCTTCAATCGCCCCGGAACCCTCACCCTGCTCTCCAGTGATGGCCAGGTGATCCAGAAGCTGGGCCCTGCGACGCGGGAGAAGATCGCTCCGGGGCAGATGCCTGAGCTGGTGAAGCAGGCTTTCGTGGCTGCGGAAGATCGACGTTTCTTCGAGCACAAGGGCGTGGATCTCTGGGGCATCGGCCGGGCCGTGGTGACGAACCTGCGCCAGGGCTCCGTGCGTGAAGGCGCCAGCACGATCACCCAGCAGCTGGCCCGCATGGTGTTCCTGAGCCAGGACCGCACGATCACCCGGAAGCTGAAGGAAGCGACCCTGGCCTACAAACTCGAGCGCCAGCTCAGCAAGGAGCAGATCCTCGAGCAATACCTCAATTTCGTGTATCTGGGCTCGAGTGCCTATGGCGTCGCCGATGCCGCCTGGGTGTATTTCTCCAAGCAACCGGATCAGCTCACCCTGCCGGAGGCGGCCCTGATCGCCGGTTTACCGCCGGCGCCATCGGTGTATTCACCGCTGGTGAACCCCGATCTGGCCCTGGAGCGGCGCTCGATCGTGCTCGATCGCATGCAGCAGGCCGGCTTCATCACGGCCGGTGAAGCGGCGGCGGCGCGCCTGGCGCCACTCGATCTCAAACCGGCGACGCCGAAATACTTCAACAGCGCCGCCCCCTATTTCAGCAGCTGGGTGGCGCAGCAGCTGCCCACGCTCCTCACCCCCGAGCAGCTCGAGGTGGGCGGTCTGCAGATCCGCACCAGCCTCAACCTCGCCTGGCAGAACGAGGGCCGCCAGGTGGTGAAACAGTTCGCTCCCAATGGCACGGAGGGGGCGCTCGTGTCGATCGAACCGGGCACCGGTCTGGTGCGGGTGATGGTGGGAGGCAAGGATTTCAACACCAGCCAGTTCAACCGAGCCACCCAGGCGCTGCGCTCTCCAGGCTCCACCTTCAAGCTCTTCCCCTATGCCGCGGCGATCGAGGCCGGTGTCAAGCCGGAAGACATCTTCAACGATTCCCCCCGCTGCTGGGGTGGCTACTGCCCGAAGAACTTCGGCAGCAAATATTTCGGCCGGATCTCCCTGGCCGATGCCCTGAAGAACTCGCTCAACACCGTGGCGGTGCAGCTGCAGGAGAAGCTGGGCTTCGATCCGATCATCACGATGGCCAACAAGCTCGGGATCGGCACCACCCGGCCCTTAGGCAAGTTTTATCCGATGGCCATCGGCGCCTACGAACAGACGATTCTCGACATGGCGGCGGCCTACGCGGCGGTCGCCAACCGCGGGGTGTATGTGAAACCGGTGGCCTTCGAGGAGATCCGCGGCCCGGGGGGTGAGGTGATCTGGAGCCGCCGTGTGGATGGGGATCGCGGCCGCCGAGCGGTCGACAGCGATGTGGCTGATGCCATGAACTGGATGCTGCAACGGGTGGTGCAAGGCGGCACCGGCGCCGCCGCCAGGCTCGATGATCGCCCCGTGGCCGGCAAGACCGGCACCTCGGAAGGCGCCCGTGATCTGTGGTTCATCGGTTCGATTCCCCAGCTCACCACGGCCGTCTGGTTCGGCCATGACAACAACCGTGACACCAAGAGCAACAGCGGTGAAGCCGCCTGGGCCTGGGGCCGGTTCATGACCAAGATCAAGGGTCAGTTTCCGGTGCAGAACTTCCCACCCAAACCCGTTCTCAAACGCAGCTTCAAAAAGCCGGGTAGCAAGGCGCAACCACCGAAGCAGGCCCAGCAACCCCGGGAGGTGCCGTATCGGGGCTATGAGGTCGACCCGGACCCGAGTATCTGGGACCCGAAACCCGAAACGACCGCCCCCGAACCGGCGCCCCGGCAGGCACCGCCACCGCGCGACGTGGCCCCAGCAGGAGGCCCCCCGGTGGACGAGTACTTCAGGCCCCTGCCGGTGCAGTGA